A single genomic interval of Schistocerca americana isolate TAMUIC-IGC-003095 chromosome 2, iqSchAmer2.1, whole genome shotgun sequence harbors:
- the LOC124596165 gene encoding proline-rich protein 2-like isoform X2: protein MLQKVSACRSQETPPGPPGPTEGPQPTGPPTGGPDPTGQPTGGPEPTGPPGPPTGGPEPTGEPQPTGGPEPTGGPQPTGEPQPTGGPQPTGPPAPPIRIWRGVF, encoded by the exons ATGCTGCAAAAG GTATCAGCATGCCGCAGCCAAGAAACTCCACCTGGCCCTCCTGGACCAACTGAGGGGCCACAACCAACTGGCCCACCAACCGGAGGTCCTGATCCAACTGGTCAACCAACAggaggtcctgaaccaactggACCACCAGGTCCACCAactggaggtcctgaaccaactggAGAGCCTCAACCAACTGGTGGGCCTGAACCAACTGGAGGCCCCCAGCCAACTGGCGAACCTCAGCCTACTGGAGGACCTCAACCTACTGGACCACCAGCGCCGCCTATCCGTATTTGGCGTGGTGTTTTCTAG
- the LOC124596165 gene encoding proline-rich protein 2-like isoform X1, translated as MRATVAALLLCLVVSACRSQETPPGPPGPTEGPQPTGPPTGGPDPTGQPTGGPEPTGPPGPPTGGPEPTGEPQPTGGPEPTGGPQPTGEPQPTGGPQPTGPPAPPIRIWRGVF; from the exons ATGAGGGCGACAGTGGCAGCTCTCCTCCTGTGTCTTGTG GTATCAGCATGCCGCAGCCAAGAAACTCCACCTGGCCCTCCTGGACCAACTGAGGGGCCACAACCAACTGGCCCACCAACCGGAGGTCCTGATCCAACTGGTCAACCAACAggaggtcctgaaccaactggACCACCAGGTCCACCAactggaggtcctgaaccaactggAGAGCCTCAACCAACTGGTGGGCCTGAACCAACTGGAGGCCCCCAGCCAACTGGCGAACCTCAGCCTACTGGAGGACCTCAACCTACTGGACCACCAGCGCCGCCTATCCGTATTTGGCGTGGTGTTTTCTAG